The DNA segment CCATCTTAGAGACATAAATTTCCTGTGGTTTGAGCTTGAGTGCTTGCTGAAAGTAATCGCGTTCTCTTTTACTTTGTAAGCCGGTTGTGATCAGTTTCGATTTACCGCGTTCTGTATGGTCAACTCGGATCCTTTCGTTGCCATCTAAGTCGAGTAGACGGACTTGATCGTAATCTTGAAAGGTCATGATTAGGTTTTTAAATAAACTCACTAAGCCGGCTTTGTCTTTCTCGTTACCGGTTTCTAGGTAGTCAGACAGCACTTTAGATTTTGACGTCATGTTTAAGATCAGCAAAGGGTATGCATTTCTTTTTGCAGCACATTACTAGATGAAGTCACAAAGGCTTCTTCTTGAGCAAGCAGTTTTTGCTCTAAATTGGCGGTGTACTCTTGATAAACAGCAATGGTGAGCGCAGTAAAGATCACGAGAAACAAAGTGAATACGAGCGCAAAGCGAGTCACGATGGCGCGAGCTAAGTTGGGATCATCTTGCAGTAGATGAAGTTCATCGATAGAGGAGTCGGTTGATACAACGTTCACTGTCATCTGCTTGCATATCCTATGCGGTGATCATAAATGGATATAAAGTTATTTGAATTTAAAATAAAAACACTTTCAAGCATAGAAAACATGATAAAGGTAGGATAAAAACGGGAGCTAGCTTATCTCCCGTTGTGTTTATTTATGGTTGTTATATAAAAGCGACTACTTCAACCAACTTCTAGGGTTTTGTGGTTGGCTATTGCGGCGAATTTCGAAATACAAAGAAGGGCGAGATTGACCTCCGGTATTACCGGCAAGAGCAATGGTTTCACCTTCACGCACTACGTCGCCATCTTTTTTCAGCAGCGTTTGGTTATAACCATATAGGGTCATATCGCCTTTACCATGATCGATTAAGATCACCAAACCGTAACCACGAAGCCATTCGGCAAACACTACTTTTCCTGAATGTACGGCTTTGACCGCTTCACCTTGCTTGGCATTTATCACCATGCCTTTCCAGGTAATTTGACCACTTTGTGATGTGCCATAGTTATGCAATACGCTGCCTTGTAATGGCCAAGGTAGCTTTCCTCGATACGAACCCAGTCCGTTCATTGGCGAAATATTACGCTTGGCCGCTTTCGCAATTTCCGCTTTCAAACGGTTTTCATTACGACGCAGTTCCGCTAGCTTACTTTGATTGCTGCGAATATTGCTTTGGATTTGGTTTACGGTGCCTTTGCGCTGGTTCTGCGCTTTTAATAAGTCATTTCGTTTGGCTTTTTTCTCAGCCAATAAGCTCGCTTGACGATTTTCTTCTTCAGACAGTTGTCGTTGTTTTTCTGTCAATTGTTGTTGGGTCAGACTTAGGGCTTCAATCGCTTCGGTGCGGGCCTTAGCAAGGTGTTGGAAGTATTGGCTAATACGGTCGTTTTTTTCAGCATCTCCGCCTTGAATGATTTGCGGAAGATTATTACTACGGCTCGTGAGGTAGTAAGTTTTGATCAGTTGTTCAAGGGTTTCGGTTTGTTGTTTTTTCTTTTGCTCAAGTTGACGTTTTTGCGCCTTTAGCTCATTCAAATTTGATTGGACTTTCGATAACTCATTTTCATTTTTACGAATATCTTGCCCTAATTTAGAGATAGCAATTTCGTGGGTTTTCAAGTCGCTTTGCAGTTGGTTGAGCTTCTTTTGTTGATTGCTAATAGAAGAGGTTTGACGAGAGATCTCAGCAGAAACGCCTTTCAATTCGTCTTTGGTCGCGGCTTGTGAAGTACTCGTGATGATGAGGAGGCTAGCACATAGCGCCCAGAGAAAAGCGCCAGAGTGAAGTAATCGTGAAAACGAAAAACGTACGCTGGCGCTTAAAGTCGATGGTGACTGAGTCATTGTCATAGATGAAACATTTCCCAACAATGAGGCTCACCATAAATACCCGATTGGGCGATGAGCCTCGTTCAAAACTGTATGAAATCTGATAGCGTTTAATGATATATCAGACAAACATACAATTGATAGGGAAATTGCCCCAATTATTTCAGATTGACAATCACTTGACCTGTCATTTCTGCTGGGATTTCCATACCGGTTAGTTCAAGCATGGTTGGCGCTAGATCCGATAGCTTACCACCTTGTTTGAATTCTAACTCTTTGTTGCCTACGTAAATAAGTGGTACTGGTAGGTTAGTGTGTGCAGTGTGAACGCCACCGGTTTCAGGGTCGATCATCATTTCCGCGTTACCGTGGTCAGCCGTGATAAGTAGTTGGCCATCCATTTCTTTGATTGCTTCAACGACACGACCAATACATTCGTCAACCGCTTCACAAGCTTTCACCGCAGCTTCATAGACACCAGTGTGGCCAACCATGTCGCCGTTCGGGTAGTTACAGATGATGGTATCGAATTTGCCAGACTTGATCGCTGCAACCAGTTTGTCGGTTAACTCAGGTGCACTCATTTCTGGCTGTAGATCGTAAGTCGCAACTTTAGGAGAAGCGACTAGTTGGCGCTCTTCGCCTTCAAATTCGTTCTCAACGCCGCCGTTGAAGAAGAAAGTAACGTGTGCGTATTTTTCTGTTTCAGAGATACGTAGCTGAGTTTTGCCACATTTCGATAGCCACTCACCGTAAGTGTTGTCCAGAGATGCTGGTGGGAATGCACACAATAGTGGGATATCCGCTGCGTATTGAGTCAACATTACGAAATCGATAGTTGGGAAAACTTCACGTTCAAAACCAGCGAAATCAGGCACGAAACAACGAGTGATTTCACGCGCACGGTCAGCACGGTAGTTCATGAAGATCACGGCATCACCATCAACGATAGCTGCGCTAGCTTGGCCTTCACTACGAATTTCAGTTGCTTGTACGAACTCATCATTTTCTTCACGAGCGTAAGCTGCTTCTAGGCCTTCAACCGCTGAGTCGAAAGTGAATTCTGCTTTCGCTTGAGTTAACAAGTCGTAAGATTTTTGCACACGATCCCAGTTGTTATCACGGTCCATTGCAAAGTAACGACCGATTAAAGACGCAATACGGCCTTCTTCTAGGTTCAGTTGTGCAAATAGTTCAGCGAAACGCTCAAGAGAGTTTTTCGCACTACGTGGCGGAGTATCACGGCCATCTAGGAAAGCGTGAACATATACTTTCTTAGCGCCACGCTCTGCAGCCATTTGTACCGCTGCATAGATGTGATCTTCATGGCTGTGTACGCCACCTGGAGACATAAGACCCATGATGTGAACCGCTTTATCAGCAGCGACCGCTTTGTCGATAGCGTTCGCCAGTGCTGGCGTTTCTTTGAACTCACCGTCAGCGATAGATTTGGTAATACGAGTCAGATCTTGATATACCACACGACCGGCACCGATGTTAGTGTGGCCTACTTCTGAGTTACCCATTTGACCGTCAGGTAGGCCAACATCTAGGCCAGAAGCTGAAATTAAGGTATTAGGTTGGTTAGCAAACAAACCGTCTAATACAGGTGTGTTGGCATTAGCGATAGCGTTGTCGCTGTTGTCTTCGCGGTAACCCCAACCATCAAGGATCACTAGAGCCATTGGCTTCTTATTTGACATGTTCAAACCTCGTTTAAAAATACAAAGAATTTAAAATCTTACCTGAGCGTAATTTTACTACACTTTTCGCTCTAAACAGTAGGGGAAGATCAATTTAACTGACGTTCACCCTTTTGGTGTCACATTTATCTGGTATTAACTTTCACTTGATGTGGCCCATTATGCCTAATATTTAGTCTAGATGAAAATCGAAATGATCGATGGGATTAATAGGTGGTAAAGCGGGGCGTGTTCCGAGTCTCTAGCTCTTAGTTTCGAGAAAAGAAGAGCGTTAATGGATCAGGCTCGATACTTATTAGAGTCGTCATGCTCTTATCTTTCGTATTAACTCGCCATCTAGCGACTAGGCATTTATTTTCAGTTTTTTGCTATCTAAATCGTCTTTTCTACCTTTGCTCTCGCCACTCGCGGCTTTGCCCGCTATACTCTTGCCTTTCCAATTAATGGCTGTGGTTTTCCCAGCGAATGCAGTATGAGTGTAGGGCATGCAAGAATATATTGAATTTTTCCAACAAAACATGATTTTGTCTTTAGTTTGGGTTGCTGTGCTAGCAGCATTGATCGGGACGATCTTTAAATCATCAACCGCGAAATACAAAACGATTACTGCGAGTCAATTGACCCATTTAGTGAACCGTGAAGATGGTGTCGTGGTCGATATTCGTTCAAAAGACGAGTTCAAACGTGGTCATATTGCGGGCTCAGTTCACATTTTACCATCAGACATTAAGTCAGGCGCTATTTCAGCTATTGAAAAATACAAAGCGACCCCAATCATTGTTTTATGCAAAACAGGTCAAACGTCACACGAAAGTGCCAACCTATTAGCGAAAGCTGGCTTTGAGAAAGTAAACATGCTTAAAAATGGCATGACAGCTTGGAACGAAAACAACTTACCACTTGTATCAGATAAAGCCGCAAGTAAGAAAGGTAAGAAATAATCACGGTACTCGATGGCTCGAACCTCATTACTCGAGTCACTAGAAGCGCAGCGTTCAAGTAGCGAAGTGTTCTATCGATAGATATTTTAATTTAATAAGGATGAATTCATCATGGCTGAAGCAGCACCTCAAGAACAACAAAACTTCACAATTCAACGTATCTTTCTAAAAGATCTTTCTTTTGAAGCGCCAAACTCTCCACAAATGTTCCAAAAAGAGTGGGAACCAGATGTGAAGCTGGATCTTGATACGCAAAGCCGTGAATTAGGTGAAAACGTGTACGAAGTGGTTCTACGTTTGACAGTAACGGTTAAAAACGCAGACGACGTTGCTTTCCTATGCGAAATTCAACAAGGTGGTATCTTCACTGCTGAAAACATGGAACAAGGTCAATTGGCGCATTGCCTAGGTGCCTTCTGCCCGAATATCCTATTCCCATACGCTCGTGAAACCATTTCAGGCCTAGTAGTGAAAGGTACATTCCCACAATTGAACCTTGCACCAGTAAACTTTGATGCATTGTTCATGAACTACTTACAGCAACAAGCTGGTCAAGCAGAGCAAGCTGACGCTTAATCTGTTTTGATATTGCAGTAAAATGAAAAAGAGCGGAGACTAGTTTTAGTGTTTCGCTCTTTGTTTTTTCTAGGAGCAGCCGCTTCGCTGTTTGTTCTAGGGCGCTGCGCTTCTTGGAAGCTCGAATATAGTTAACAATCTATTTTTGTGCTTGCTCTTATCTTTTTCGAGACACGAGCAACGAAATGCGAAGCATCCGAGCAACGCTATTCATTATTTTAAAGGTCAAAACCATGCCAAACTCAAATCCAAACAATGATATCGTAATGACGGTCATCGGCGCAGGATCTTATGGAACCTCTTTAGCCATTGCCTTGGCTCGTAATGGATCTAAAGTGATGTTGTGGGGCCACGAGCCTGAGCATATGGCGTCTCTAGAACAAGATCGTTCCAATGAAGAGTTTTTACCGGGCATTGATTTCCCTGAATCCTTAATCATTGAGCCAGATTTAGCTAAAGCAGTCGCTGCAACGCGTGATTTATTAGTTGTCGTACCGAGTCATGTGTTTGGTATCGTTCTTAATAGTTTAAAACCCCATCTTCGCCCAGAGTCTCGTATTTGTTGGGCAACCAAAGGGTTAGAGCCAGAAACTGGTCGCTTATTAAAAGATGTCGCTCATGATGTATTAGGAGATGATATTTCCTTAGCCGTCTTATCAGGGCCAACCTTTGCGAAAGAATTGGCGTTGGGTATGCCAACGGCAATTGCTGTTGCATCACCTGATGAGCAATTTGTAAAAGATTTGCAAGAGACCATCCACTGCAGCAAGAGTTTCCGTGTATATGCCAACAATGATTTTATTGGTATGCAACTTGGTGGTGCGGTTAAAAATGTGATTGCCATTGGCGCCGGTATGTCAGATGGCATTGGTTTTGGTGCCAACGCACGTACAGCCTTGATCACCCGTGGTTTAGCTGAAATGTCTCGCCTAGGCGCTGCGCTGGGAGCACAAGCTGAAACCTTTATGGGGATGGCTGGTCTTGGGGATCTTGTCCTCACTTGTACCGATAATCAATCACGAAACCGTCGTTTTGGTTTAGCGCTTGGCCAAGGTAAAGATGTCGATACCGCTCAACTTGAAATCGGTCAAGTGGTTGAAGGTTATCGTAATACCAAAGAAGTGTGGCTATTAGCGGATCGCATGGGCGTTGAAATGCCGATTGTTGAACAAATTTACCAAGTGTTATATCAAGGAAAAGACGCTCGACAAGCGGCGCAAGATTTGTTGGCAAGACAGAAAAAAGCGGAAGGGTAAAAGAGCGTTGTTAAAGCTAGTTGCGAACAGCGTGTTTTGGAGAAATCAAAAGCGAAGCGTACTCGGAGCACGCAACCGCTTGGGCTTTTAGCTGTAACACGGAATGAAGCGCTCGCTCAACTCGAAACATATTTTAGCGTTATGCGAAACACTTACCCCGCTAGGCACTAGGGACAGTAACTAGGAACACATATGAAACACTGCAAAAAACAAAAAGTCTGGGACACGATTGTTGAAGAAGCACGCCAGCAGGCAGAACAAGAGCCAATGTTGGCGAGTTTCTATCATTCCACCATCATTAATCATGATAGTTTGGCGGCATCGCTGAGTTACATTTTAGCGAATAAGCTGCGTACGGCGACCATGCCTCCGATGACAGTACGTGAAGTGGTGGAAGAGGCTTTTCGAGATGATCCTTCGATAACTGACAGCGCAGCGTGTGATATTTGTGCCATTGTGAGCCGAGATCCTGCCGTTTCTATGTATTCAACCCCTCTTCTTTATTTAAAAGGTTACCATGCGCTGCAAGGCTATCGTGTGGCAAACTGGTTATGGAAAAAAGGCCGTTATGCTTTGGCTACTTATCTACAAAACCAAATTTCGGTAGCTTGTCAGGTGGATATTCACCCAGCGGCACGTATTGGTCAGGGGATCATGCTCGATCATGCGACCGGTATTGTGATTGGCGAAACCGCAGTAGTCGAAAACGATGTCTCGATTTTGCAAGACGTGACACTGGGTGGTACGGGTAAAGAGTGTGGCGATCGCCATCCTAAGATCCGTGAAGGCGTGATGATCGGTGCGGGTGCCAAAATTCTCGGTAATATAGAAGTCGGAGAAGGCGCAAAAATTGGCTCATGCTCTGTGGTGCTGCAAGCGGTACCGGCACACACAACTGTTGCAGGCGTACCTGCTCGTATTGTAGGTCGTCCACAAAGTGCCAAGCCTTCAGAAGATATGGATCAAGACTTTAATGGTAATGGTCATAAGTTGATAGATGGCGCGGGGATTTGAAGTTGGGCTTTGGAGAAACAGTACTAGAGACATTATAAGATAAAGACAGTTTCGTGTTGCATAGAACAGATGCTACCAGCAACACGGAGCAAAGCGTTCATGCAACTAGCAGCCCGAAACAGTTTTGCTTCTTCTAGGAGTTAGACACCAGAGACAAGGCACTTCGTCGCATCCTTAATGCATACCCATATGCCATCAATCCACCAATGATATTTCCTACTGCAATCCCAATAAACAGCCCTTCAACGCCTTGCATTTGACTGCCTACCCAAGCGCACGGCAAGGTAAAAATAAATAAGCGTGAAAAATTCCATCCAAAGGCTTTGACAGGTAAGTGCATGGCATTTAAACAACTGACGAGCATCATCACAGTGCCTTGAAATCCGTAACTGATTGGCACCACGATTAAGAAATGCCACAGTAGATCTTGTACTTTAGGCTCTTGGCTGAAGGCGCTAGCGATGGGCATACTCAGTGGCACCATTAAAATAAAGAGACCAAATTGAAAGACCAAAGCAAAACGAATGGCAGTGAATAAGGCTTGGAAACTGCGCTGTAGATTATTGGCCCCAATATTTTGTGCAATAAATGGCGTTAACACTGAGCCAAGTGACATCAATACGATGATCATAATGGATTCAACACGCTGCGCTGCGCCATAGGCTGCGACCGCTTCTGTACCATAGCTTGCGAGCATCATCATTAATACCGCTCCACATAATGGGTTCATCGCGCTAGAAAACGCGGCTGGTGTGCCGATCTTTAAGATTTGCGCCCAATCTTGCGCTATGTATTGTAGCTTAGGGGGGGCCAGTAATTTTTCTCGTTTGGTTAACACATAAAGCGAGGCGATTAATGCCCCAAACCAACTTACCGCACTAGCGATCGCTGCTCCTTGAATTCCCATTTCAGGGAATGGACCGTAGCCAAAGATCAATAATGGATCGAGCATGCCGTTGATAAGGCCAGCCGTCATCATGATTTTGGCTGGTGTTTTGGTATCACCTGTTGCGCGGATGACACTGTTACCCGCCATAGGGATGACCAGTAATGGGATAGTGAGATACCAAATTTGCATATACTGATCGATGAGGGGTACAAGCGTGTCGTCGGCACCTAATGAATGAAATAAAGGCGCGATGGTAAAAAGTCCAAGAGTGGATGCGCTCATCACCAGCAATACTGCGAGGATAAGCCCATGACATGAAAAGCGCGCGGCAATACTGGTATCGCCTTGACCTAAAAAGCGTCCAACATTGGCAGAAAGCCCCATACCAATACCAAGTGTGATACAGCTGACGCTAAAAGTGACTGGAAAAGTAAAGCTCACGGCAGCAAGCGCTTCGGTACCAAGAAGTGAAATGAAAAAGGTATCGACGAGGTTAAATGTGAGTATCGCAAGCAAACCCATAACCATTGGAACAGTCATGGTTTGAAGTGTTTTGGGGATAGGAGCCGTGAGTAAGCCGTGTTTATCTTGCATCGGGATCTTTCATTGATAAGCAAGGGGGTAGGATAAGCCTTTTTGTTTCTTATGACTAGGTTAGGACAAGGTTGTTGCGAGTTTTGTATAGCGAAGGAGAGCCTCTGTCCGAAACTAGATTCGAGGTATATTCGGCTTTCGTAACTTTCTTTTTCTGATCTTTATCACACTTTTTTTCATTGTAGGGCTTGGGTTTTGGCCACTCTCACCCCACATATCCAAACAGACCGAGGAGAATTGCTCGGTACCTTTAAATTATTTTCTATGAACATCTAATCAGGAGAGATGCACAGATGAACATTCGTCCTTTACATGACCGAGTTATCGTTGAGCGCCAAGAAGTAGAATCGAAATCTGCTGGTGGCATCGTATTAACTGGTTCAGCTGCGGAAAAATCAACTCGCGGCAAAGTTCTAGCAGTCGGCAAAGGTCGTATTTTAGAAAATGGTAACGTGCAGCCACTTGACGTCAAAGTGGGCGACACAGTGATCTTCGCAGAAGGCTATGGCACTAAGTCTGAAAAAATCGATGGTAAAGAAGTATTGATCCTATCTGAAAATGACATTCTAGCGATCGTAGAATAAGTACTGACTTATTAACTTCTGAATTCAAAACCAAAGCATTCAATTAGATTTTATAAGGAATAAAAACATGGCAGCTAAAGACGTTAAATTTGGTAACGACGCACGTGTAAAAATGCTAGAGGGTGTCAACATCCTAGCAGATGCAGTAAAAGTAACGCTAGGTCCTAAAGGCCGTAACGTGGTACTAGACAAATCTTTCGGCGCACCAACTATCACTAAAGATGGTGTGTCTGTCGCTCGTGAAATTGAATTGGAAGACAAATTCCAAAACATGGGCGCACAAATGGTGAAGCAAGTGGCTTCTCAAGCGAACGATGTAGCGGGTGACGGTACAACAACAGCAACGGTACTGGCTCAATCTATCATCACTGAAGGTCTTAAAGCGGTAGCTGCGGGTATGAACCCAATGGACCTAAAACGTGGTATCGACAAAGCCGTAGCGGCAGCAGTTGAAGAGTTAAAAGGTCTTTCTAAAGACTGCTCAACCAGCACTGAAATCGAGCAAGTGGCGACTATTTCAGCTAACTCAGACCGCTCAGTCGGTAAAATCATTGCCGAAGCGATGGAAAAAGTAGGCCGCGACGGTGTTATCACTGTTGAAGAAGGTCAAGCACTTCAAGACGAACTAGATGTAGTTGAAGGTATGCAATTTGACCGTGGTTACTTATCACCATACTTCATCAACAACCAAGAAGCGGGTAGCGTGGATCTAGATAATCCATTCATCCTATTGGTTGACAAAAAAGTATCTAACATCCGTGAATTGCTTCCAACACTAGAAGCAGTTGCTAAGGCTTCTCGCCCACTATTGATCATCGCAGAAGATCTAGAAGGCGAAGCGCTAGCAACTCTAGTGGTGAATAACATGCGTGGTATCGTGAAAGTAGCAGCGGTTAAAGCACCTGGTTTCGGTGACCGTCGTAAAGCGATGCTACAAGATATCGCGGTTCTAACTGCGGGTACTGTGATTTCTGAAGAGATTGGTCTAGAGCTAGAAAAAGCAACCCTAGAAGATCTAGGTCAAGCGAAACGCGTCACCATCACTAAAGAAGCAACAACTATCATTGACGGCATGGGCGAAGAAGAAGTGATCCAAGGCCGTGTAGCGCAAATTCGTCAACAAATCGAAGATGCAACGTCTGATTACGACAAAGAGAAACTACAAGAGCGCGTAGCGAAACTGGCTGGCGGTGTAGCAGTAATCAAAGTCGGTGCAGCAACAGAAGTTGAAATGAAAGAGAAGAAAGACCGTGTTGAAGATGCGCTTCATGCAACTCGCGCAGCGGTTGAAGAAGGTATCGTTGCAGGTGGTGGTGTAGCACTTATCCGCGCAGCGTCTAAAGTGGCAGGTCTTGAAGGTGATAACGAAGAGCAAAACGTGGGTATCCGCGTAGCACTTCGCGCGATGGAAGCACCAATCCGTCAAATCACTAAGAACGCCGGTGATGAAGAATCTGTTGTGGCGAACAACGTTCGCGCAGGCGAAGGTAACTATGGTTACAACGCAGCAACAGGTGAATACGGCGACATGCTAGAAATGGGTATCTTGGATCCAACTAAGGTCACTCGTTCTGCACTACAATTTGCGGCATCGGTTGCAGGTCTAATGATCACAACTGAAGCAATGGTGACAGACAAGCCACAAGACTCAGCTGCAATGCCTGATATGGGCGGCATGGGTGGAATGGGCGGTATGGGTGGAATGATGTAGTGCGACAAGAGTCGTGCTGACTGTCTCTTAGTTATTGATTTAACTAAGGTTAATGGTGACCTCATAAAGAGTGGCTGTTAAACCATCCCCTGAATGAAAGGATGGTAGCTCAACTGGAGTGTTCAGGACATCCCACCTAGACGATTAAATTCGTTCCAAAAAAGAGAAATACTGGTTGGAATATTCCAACCAGTATTATTCTCTTTCACAGACCTGTAATAGATATAATAACTCTATACCGTAGGACATTTGTCCTATGACAAAATATAGAAAATAAGGTTTTTTATTGAAGAGGTATAATCACGTCTTTCACAAGGATATTATTTACAGCCAGTGAGCTTCAGTATCACGTTCAGCTTGTTTTGAAACAAAAATGTGAAATATGACTATCTAGTGAGTTACTTGAAATTTCATTTCTGTGCATTAATCTATGCTAGACACCTCAACTCTGATACCTAATGAAAAATATTTGTCTAAATCTTGTGAGTAAAAATCAAACACTCATGCGTCCACCCAGTTTTATTTACTGTGTTGTTAGTCAATATATTGGATACTATGCCCAAGTGACTCAACTCTGAATCCTGTATTTTGAAGTCACTTGGAAATATGGCAATAGTGCATTATTGAAGGAAATAGGTAATGAGTAAAAAAATGACCATGGCTGAGATTTCAAGGCAGCTTGGAATTTCAACAATGACTGTGTCGCGTTACTTTAATGGCGGTTATGTCTCGGAAGAGAACCGCCTTAAAATTGATGCTATCGTTAAAGAGAGTCATTACACTCCTAATATATTTGCTCGCTCCATTCGTAGCCAATCCAATATTATTGGTTTCATCGCTCCTCGTATTGAGTCATATACGACCAGTTTAGTGATTAAAGGGGCGCTGGCTGCTGCCAATGAATCACAAGTACGAATGCTGTTTCATGCTTCAGGGTTTAACCATGAGTCAGAATGCCAAGCTGTGAGAGAGTTTAACGGCTTAAATGCATTGGGCACGATTATTATTGCGTCAAAGCACAGTGTCGAAGAGACTTTTTATCGAACCTTAGACAATGTGGTATTTATTGGCAAAAATACCCCCCACCATTGCTGTTTATATTACCCAGATCATGCAGCGATTAAAGCCC comes from the Vibrio gangliei genome and includes:
- the gpsA gene encoding NAD(P)H-dependent glycerol-3-phosphate dehydrogenase, which codes for MPNSNPNNDIVMTVIGAGSYGTSLAIALARNGSKVMLWGHEPEHMASLEQDRSNEEFLPGIDFPESLIIEPDLAKAVAATRDLLVVVPSHVFGIVLNSLKPHLRPESRICWATKGLEPETGRLLKDVAHDVLGDDISLAVLSGPTFAKELALGMPTAIAVASPDEQFVKDLQETIHCSKSFRVYANNDFIGMQLGGAVKNVIAIGAGMSDGIGFGANARTALITRGLAEMSRLGAALGAQAETFMGMAGLGDLVLTCTDNQSRNRRFGLALGQGKDVDTAQLEIGQVVEGYRNTKEVWLLADRMGVEMPIVEQIYQVLYQGKDARQAAQDLLARQKKAEG
- a CDS encoding MATE family efflux transporter, whose protein sequence is MQDKHGLLTAPIPKTLQTMTVPMVMGLLAILTFNLVDTFFISLLGTEALAAVSFTFPVTFSVSCITLGIGMGLSANVGRFLGQGDTSIAARFSCHGLILAVLLVMSASTLGLFTIAPLFHSLGADDTLVPLIDQYMQIWYLTIPLLVIPMAGNSVIRATGDTKTPAKIMMTAGLINGMLDPLLIFGYGPFPEMGIQGAAIASAVSWFGALIASLYVLTKREKLLAPPKLQYIAQDWAQILKIGTPAAFSSAMNPLCGAVLMMMLASYGTEAVAAYGAAQRVESIMIIVLMSLGSVLTPFIAQNIGANNLQRSFQALFTAIRFALVFQFGLFILMVPLSMPIASAFSQEPKVQDLLWHFLIVVPISYGFQGTVMMLVSCLNAMHLPVKAFGWNFSRLFIFTLPCAWVGSQMQGVEGLFIGIAVGNIIGGLMAYGYALRMRRSALSLVSNS
- the gpmM gene encoding 2,3-bisphosphoglycerate-independent phosphoglycerate mutase; translation: MSNKKPMALVILDGWGYREDNSDNAIANANTPVLDGLFANQPNTLISASGLDVGLPDGQMGNSEVGHTNIGAGRVVYQDLTRITKSIADGEFKETPALANAIDKAVAADKAVHIMGLMSPGGVHSHEDHIYAAVQMAAERGAKKVYVHAFLDGRDTPPRSAKNSLERFAELFAQLNLEEGRIASLIGRYFAMDRDNNWDRVQKSYDLLTQAKAEFTFDSAVEGLEAAYAREENDEFVQATEIRSEGQASAAIVDGDAVIFMNYRADRAREITRCFVPDFAGFEREVFPTIDFVMLTQYAADIPLLCAFPPASLDNTYGEWLSKCGKTQLRISETEKYAHVTFFFNGGVENEFEGEERQLVASPKVATYDLQPEMSAPELTDKLVAAIKSGKFDTIICNYPNGDMVGHTGVYEAAVKACEAVDECIGRVVEAIKEMDGQLLITADHGNAEMMIDPETGGVHTAHTNLPVPLIYVGNKELEFKQGGKLSDLAPTMLELTGMEIPAEMTGQVIVNLK
- the groL gene encoding chaperonin GroEL (60 kDa chaperone family; promotes refolding of misfolded polypeptides especially under stressful conditions; forms two stacked rings of heptamers to form a barrel-shaped 14mer; ends can be capped by GroES; misfolded proteins enter the barrel where they are refolded when GroES binds) — its product is MAAKDVKFGNDARVKMLEGVNILADAVKVTLGPKGRNVVLDKSFGAPTITKDGVSVAREIELEDKFQNMGAQMVKQVASQANDVAGDGTTTATVLAQSIITEGLKAVAAGMNPMDLKRGIDKAVAAAVEELKGLSKDCSTSTEIEQVATISANSDRSVGKIIAEAMEKVGRDGVITVEEGQALQDELDVVEGMQFDRGYLSPYFINNQEAGSVDLDNPFILLVDKKVSNIRELLPTLEAVAKASRPLLIIAEDLEGEALATLVVNNMRGIVKVAAVKAPGFGDRRKAMLQDIAVLTAGTVISEEIGLELEKATLEDLGQAKRVTITKEATTIIDGMGEEEVIQGRVAQIRQQIEDATSDYDKEKLQERVAKLAGGVAVIKVGAATEVEMKEKKDRVEDALHATRAAVEEGIVAGGGVALIRAASKVAGLEGDNEEQNVGIRVALRAMEAPIRQITKNAGDEESVVANNVRAGEGNYGYNAATGEYGDMLEMGILDPTKVTRSALQFAASVAGLMITTEAMVTDKPQDSAAMPDMGGMGGMGGMGGMM
- a CDS encoding co-chaperone GroES — encoded protein: MNIRPLHDRVIVERQEVESKSAGGIVLTGSAAEKSTRGKVLAVGKGRILENGNVQPLDVKVGDTVIFAEGYGTKSEKIDGKEVLILSENDILAIVE
- a CDS encoding rhodanese-like domain-containing protein — translated: MQEYIEFFQQNMILSLVWVAVLAALIGTIFKSSTAKYKTITASQLTHLVNREDGVVVDIRSKDEFKRGHIAGSVHILPSDIKSGAISAIEKYKATPIIVLCKTGQTSHESANLLAKAGFEKVNMLKNGMTAWNENNLPLVSDKAASKKGKK
- the cysE gene encoding serine O-acetyltransferase, which encodes MKHCKKQKVWDTIVEEARQQAEQEPMLASFYHSTIINHDSLAASLSYILANKLRTATMPPMTVREVVEEAFRDDPSITDSAACDICAIVSRDPAVSMYSTPLLYLKGYHALQGYRVANWLWKKGRYALATYLQNQISVACQVDIHPAARIGQGIMLDHATGIVIGETAVVENDVSILQDVTLGGTGKECGDRHPKIREGVMIGAGAKILGNIEVGEGAKIGSCSVVLQAVPAHTTVAGVPARIVGRPQSAKPSEDMDQDFNGNGHKLIDGAGI
- the secB gene encoding protein-export chaperone SecB, with product MAEAAPQEQQNFTIQRIFLKDLSFEAPNSPQMFQKEWEPDVKLDLDTQSRELGENVYEVVLRLTVTVKNADDVAFLCEIQQGGIFTAENMEQGQLAHCLGAFCPNILFPYARETISGLVVKGTFPQLNLAPVNFDALFMNYLQQQAGQAEQADA
- a CDS encoding murein hydrolase activator EnvC family protein; this translates as MTMTQSPSTLSASVRFSFSRLLHSGAFLWALCASLLIITSTSQAATKDELKGVSAEISRQTSSISNQQKKLNQLQSDLKTHEIAISKLGQDIRKNENELSKVQSNLNELKAQKRQLEQKKKQQTETLEQLIKTYYLTSRSNNLPQIIQGGDAEKNDRISQYFQHLAKARTEAIEALSLTQQQLTEKQRQLSEEENRQASLLAEKKAKRNDLLKAQNQRKGTVNQIQSNIRSNQSKLAELRRNENRLKAEIAKAAKRNISPMNGLGSYRGKLPWPLQGSVLHNYGTSQSGQITWKGMVINAKQGEAVKAVHSGKVVFAEWLRGYGLVILIDHGKGDMTLYGYNQTLLKKDGDVVREGETIALAGNTGGQSRPSLYFEIRRNSQPQNPRSWLK